From the Zavarzinia compransoris genome, the window CGCCGTGCAGCCTGTCCGGCACCTGGCGCCGCAACCCGCTGGCCCGGCAGCAGGCGACGCCGGAACGGGTGGCGGAACTGGCCGCCCTTCAGGGCCGCATCCTCGATCAGGCGGCGGGGCTGGTGAAGCCGGGCGGCCGCCTCGTCTATGCCACCTGTTCGGTCTTCGTCGAGGAGGACGAGGATGTGGTCGCGGGTTTCCTCGGCCGCCGCGGGGATTTCGCCGCGGCCGATCACGCCGCCCTGTTCCCCGGCCTTGCCGGCGGCCCGCTCGGCCTCGCCCTCGATCCGGCGGCGCAGGGGACAGACGGTTTCTTCCTTGCCGTGATGATGCGCGCGGCCTGATCGCGGCGGGTTGCCGCGGGGCGGCCGGCGGCTCATCCTCGCGGGGCCTGGGTTCACCAAGGGGAAGACGATGAACAGGATTCTGACGGCCTCCATGCTCGCCCTGGCGCTGTCCCTGGGCGGGGCCTTCGCGCCTGCCTTCGGGGCGGGGACCGAGACAGGGCCAGCCTCGGCTGAAACCTTCGCCGATTATGCCGCCGGCAAGGCGGCGGTCGCGGCCAAGGATTGGGCCACGGCGATCAAGCATCTGACTGCGGTGGTCGATGCCGATCCGGACAATGCCGATGCCGAGAATCTGCTCGGCTACAGCTACCGGAAATCGGGGAATTACGAAGCGGCCAAGCGCCACTACTGGCAGGCGCTGAAGCTGGACCCGGATCACCGGGGGGCGCGGGAATATCTGGGCGAGGCATTCCTCGAACAGAAGAACCTCGCCAAGGCCGAGGAGCAATTGGCCGAACTCGCCCGTATCTGCCCCGCCGGCTGCGAAGAGCGGACCGAGTTGCAGCAGGCCATCGACGCCTATAAGAAGGCAAACCCCGGCGGCTGACCATTGCGGCTTTCAGGGGGGGCGGGGCTGAAATTGCCCGTTTACTAAGGCCGGGCTTATCAGTAGCGTCCGCGCCATGTCCGACATCGCCCTTCCCCCCCTTCATTCCGCCGCCGACACCATCCTGATCGTCGACTTCGGCTCGCAGGTGACCCAGCTCATCGCCCGCCGCGTCCGCGAGGCCGGGGTCTATTGCGAGATCGTGCCCTTCGCCAAGGCGCAGGAAGGCTACGACCGCCTGAACCCGAAGGCGGTGATCCTGTCCGGCAGCCCCGCCTCGGTGACCGAGGAGAACGGCCCCCGGGCGCCGGAGGCGATCCTGAATTCGGGCCGGCCGATCTTCGGCATCTGCTATGGCGAACAGGTGATCTGCCACCAGATGGGCGGCACGGTGGAGCCAGGCCACGACCGCGAATTCGGCCGCGCCCAGCTCGATGTGACCGACGGCTGCCGCCTGTTCGACGGTCTCTGGGCCAAGGGCGACAAGCCCCAGGTGTGGATGAGCCATGGCGACCGCGTGACCGCGATCCCGCCCGGCTTCCGCGTCGTCGCCACCTCGCCGGGGGCGCCCTTCGCGGCCATCGCCAATGACGACAAGCGCATCTACGCCGTGCAGTTCCACCCCGAGGTGGTGCATACGCCCGACGGCGCCCGGCTGATTTCCCGCTTCGTCCACGATGTGGCCGGCTGCCAGGCCGATTGGACCATGCATGCCTTCCGCGAGGCGGAAATCGCCCGCATCCGCGCCCAGGTCGGCAGCGGGCGGGTGATCTGCGGCCTGTCCGGCGGGGTCGATTCCTCGGTGGTCGCGGTCCTCCTGCACGAGGCGATCGGCGACCAGCTCACCTGCGTCTTCGTCGACACCGGCCTGATGCGGGCGGGCGAGGCGGAAGAGGTGGTGACCCTGTTCCGCGACCATTACAACATCCGCCTGGTGCATTCGG encodes:
- a CDS encoding tetratricopeptide repeat protein, coding for MNRILTASMLALALSLGGAFAPAFGAGTETGPASAETFADYAAGKAAVAAKDWATAIKHLTAVVDADPDNADAENLLGYSYRKSGNYEAAKRHYWQALKLDPDHRGAREYLGEAFLEQKNLAKAEEQLAELARICPAGCEERTELQQAIDAYKKANPGG
- the guaA gene encoding glutamine-hydrolyzing GMP synthase, yielding MSDIALPPLHSAADTILIVDFGSQVTQLIARRVREAGVYCEIVPFAKAQEGYDRLNPKAVILSGSPASVTEENGPRAPEAILNSGRPIFGICYGEQVICHQMGGTVEPGHDREFGRAQLDVTDGCRLFDGLWAKGDKPQVWMSHGDRVTAIPPGFRVVATSPGAPFAAIANDDKRIYAVQFHPEVVHTPDGARLISRFVHDVAGCQADWTMHAFREAEIARIRAQVGSGRVICGLSGGVDSSVVAVLLHEAIGDQLTCVFVDTGLMRAGEAEEVVTLFRDHYNIRLVHSDAGDLFLGKLAGVTDPEQKRKIIGATFIDVFETEAKAIGGADFLAQGTLYPDVIESVSFSGGPSVTIKSHHNVGGLPARMRMKLVEPLRELFKDEVRALGRELGLPAAFVGRHPFPGPGLAIRIPGDITFEKLEILRKADRIYLEEIRNAGLYDEIWQAFAVLLPVRTVGVMGDGRTYDQVCGLRAVTSVDGMTADSYPFEHAFLSRVATRIINEVKGINRVVYDITSKPPGTIEWE